GGGGATCTACGTGTGGAAGTTCGGCTTCGAGATGCCGTGGAAGATCAAGGAGTGAGCGGGGTGGCCCGCGAGGGTCGTACCGGGGTGTCAGGGCTGGTCGGAGCACCCGCTGGCATGCGGTAATGTTCTCTCTGCGCCCGGGCGATTAGCTCAGTGGGAGAGCGCTTCGTTCACACCGAAGAGGTCACTGGTTCGAACCCAGTATCGCCCACCCCGGACCGAGGGCCCCGGAGGCTTCAAGCCTCCGGGGCCCTCGGCGTTTCCGTGTGTGGCCACCATGATCGACAAGCGCTTTCTGAGGCCGGGTGCCCCTGGTGTCCGGCGACCGGAACGGGAATCCCATAATCCATTCGGACGCATGGGATAACCCGGTGAGACCCCTAGGTCAATTCGAAGACCGGACGAATCTGACCCCGTTTCAGAGTTCCCGGACTTCGCGCGGAATCCGGAAGTTCTGACGGTGAATCAATGACCGGCGCCATCGTGCCAATTCACGTTCACGTGAGCCGCCGCGTATCGGGGGAGACTCGCACCATGGACTGGAGCCACTACCGCTTCCGCAGCGTCTGGGACCTGCCCGCACAGCCCGCCGACGTGTTCGCGGTCCTCGAGCGCGGCGAGGACTACCCCCTGTGGTGGCCCCAAGTGCGCGAGGCGACCCCACTCGACGAGCGGCGCGGCACCGCCCGCTTCCGCTCGCTCCTGCCGTACGACCTGTTCGTGACGGCCACCGCCCTGCGCGGCGACCCCGGGGCCGGCGTCCTGGAGATCGCCATGTCCGGCGACCTGGAGGGCTGGGCGCGGTGGACCGTGCGCGCGCACGAGGGCGGGACGCGTGCGCAGTACGAACAGGAGGTGGAGGTGTGCAAACCCCTGTTGCGGCGCTTCGCCCTCGTCGGCAGGCCGGTGTTCCTCGTCAACCACGCGCTCATGATGCGGGCCGGGCGGCGCGGACTCGTCGCGTATCTGCGGCGGCGCTGACCGAACCGGTTTGATGGAAACCCGCCGGGGCCTGTATGGTTCAACCCGTTCCCGGGCGATTAGCTCAGTGGGAGAGCGCTTCGTTCACACCGAAGAGGTCACTGGTTCGAACCCAGTATCGCCCACCCGGAAGAAAGCCGGTCCGTCAGCAGACGGACCGGCTTTTCTGTGCCCGGGGCCCGAGCCCGGACGGGCAACTCTCAGGCGGCCTCCCGCAGTTCCGTGCGCATCGGCCACGCCGGATCCACCGTCTCCGGATTGCCGCTGCGCGCGAACCACGCCTGCAGCCCACGTGCCTGCGCTGCGTGCCAAACCGCCTGAAGGGTGTGCAGTTCGGCAGGGGACAGCCGCTCCAGACGGGACGCGAAACGGCGCCCCACAGCCCGTACGACATCCAGGGAGGCCTGCGCGTCAGCGGCCGCGTCGTGTGCGCCTTCCAGCTCCACCTCGTACTGCGCGCACAGGTCCGTCAGGGTGCGGCGGCCCTTGCGGTAGCGGTCCAGGTGTTTGTCGAGGACGCGCGGATCGAGGACGCACAGCGATGAGCTCTCCATGTAGCGGCCGAGCGCGGACGCGCGATGGCGCCGCAACTCCCGGTCCAGGAGCGTCAGATCGAACGGCGCGTTCATCACCACGAGCGGGCGGCCCGCCGCGGCCTGTTCGCCCAGCAGCCTGGCTATCTCCTCCATGACGGGGGCCGGCCAGCGGCCGTTGCGCTGAAGGTGCTCGTCCGTCAGGCCGTGCACCTCCGTCGCCCCGGCCGGCACCGGCACCCCCGGATTCACGAGCCAGCGTGAGACGCGCGGCCGGCTGCCCGCGGCGTCCTGCACCACTATCGCGGCCGACACGATGCGGTCGCTCTCCACGTCCACGCCGGTGGTCTCGGTGTCGAAGGCGGCCAGAGGACCCTCATACCAGCACGTCATGTCAATGCAACTCCTCGTTCACACCTGGCAGATGGCCCCTCGCGGCTGCCCGTTTCGGTGATACCCGGGCTGTTTGCGTCGTACGCCGACCGGAGACAACACAGATACGGGTCACGGCAGTTCAGAGACCCGCCCAGGGGATTCACCTGTTTCGGAAGGCCAGTTGGACATGGTGCTCGCGCAGCCCGAACAGGGTGGGCTGCTGCCCGAGCGGATCGCACCGCCGCGCGGCACACTCGCCACCACCGCCTGCATGGAGACACTCCAGGTGGGCTATCTGCACGCCGTAGCGGCAGCCGCGGGCTGTTCGCTCTCTCAGCCATTCCCCGACAACGGAATCGACTGGCACGTCAGCCACAGCGCCGCCGGGCACACGGTCGACGACGAGGTCACCATCAAGGTGCAGCTCAAGTGCACGTACCAGATCCCGCCGAAGCCGCCGGGGCCGTCCTTCTCCTTCACGCTCGACAACGCGCACCTGGAGAAGCTCGCCCGCACACCGGTGTCGGTGCACAAGATCCTGGTCGTGATGATCGTGCCGCGCTCGCAGGACGACTGGCTGCGGGCCGGCCACGACCGGCTCGACCTGCGGCACTGCTGCTACTGGATCAACCTGGCCGGCCAACCCGTGACAGGCCGGCGCCGCACCACCGTGCGCATCCCGACCTCGCGGATATTCGACGACCGTGCGCTCTGCGAGATCATGACGCGGATCGGGACGGGCGGAAGGCCCTGAGGCGCGTGATGCCCTGAAGGTGCGGGACGCCTGAAGGCCACACGCGGGAGGCCCTGACGGACAGGGAGGGAGACCCTGATGCAGCACCGCCCGACCGACGAGCGCCTGCGCGCCCTGAACACCGCCCGATCCCACCCCGCCGACCTCGAAGGCCCCGGCCCGGAGCAGGTCGACCCGGTCGTGCTCAACGCACTGCTCGACCGGCACGGCTGGGAGCGCCGCGGTGGCGCCACCGGGCGCTACGTGCGCTGGACGCTGCCCGGCGCCTCGGGGCGCACCAGCCTGCTCGTACCGGAGAGCCGCGCCTTCCCCGACAGCGACGATCTGCTCGGCGAGGCGCTCGAGGCGCTGGAGCGCAGCGGGTCGCACTCCGCGCGGGAGGTCCTCGTCTCGCTCGCCGTGCCGAGCGACGAGATCCGCTGGTGGCGCGATGTGCAGGCCGGGCCCGCGGGAAGCGCCGCATGGCCGGTGGAGGAACAACTGCGCGCCGCCGCCCGGCGGATGCTGCTAGCCGCCGCGCTCGCCGCCCGGGGCAAGGCCGGGTACTACGGCGCGCGTTACCGCAGGCCCGCCGCCGCGTCGCTGGAGACCGTCCTCGTCGGTGACGCCCCAGGCGGCCGCAGGCTCACCGCGTTCGTCCCCGTCGCCGCGGGCCGCACGCTCGCCGTCCGTCTCCACCAGGCGCTGTACGCGGCCCGCGAGGCCATCGACTACCGGCGGGCCACAGGCGGCATGGACGCCTTCGACGGCGCCGTCGAGGCAGGCGTGAGCCACGAGCTCGTCGAAGCGCTCGTCGCCCTCGTCCGCGGCACGGAGGGAGCCCGGGTCGGCGTCGAGTGGTCACCGGCGGCCGGAGTGCCCGACGAGTGCACGGCCGGGGACGAGCCCGTCGAGTTCTCGCCCGGCGACCTGACAGTGCTGCGGGAGGCGAGCGCCCGCTATCTGCGGTCCGAGCCGTCCGTCGCCGTCCGCATCACCGGCACCGTCGTGCGCATGCGCAGATCACGGACGCGCGGCGAGGGCACGGTGCGGCTGCACGTCATAGCGGGCGCCGATGTGCCGCACGTACGGATGACGCTGGACGAGGAGGCGTACCGGACGGCGGGGCACGCGCATCTCGTGGGGCTGCCGATCAGGGTGCACGGGCGGCTGGAGAGCCGGGGCGGCTTCCGGCGGCTGACCGGGGCGAGCGGCGTGGTGCCCGTACAGGTCGAGGAGGCCGAGCGGGACCGGCTGATGAAGTCGCTCCAGGAGAATCTGGACTTCTTCGAGGAGGCGTGCAGCGGGGACGACTGAGCTCACGGGCTCGTGAGCAGGGGGGTTCCCGGCGTGTGCGCGGGGAACGTGGCGCGGGCGGTGTCGATACCGTTTCGCGAGTCGGGCCCCGGGCTCGGTACGATCCCCTGTGTATTGCGCGCGTGGCCAGAACATCGCGCGCCCCCTTCAGGCAGGAGAGTCCGGTGTCAGACGTCCGTGTGATCATCCAACGCGATTCCGAGCGGGAAGAGCGCGTGGTGACGACGGGCACTACGGCGGCCGAGCTCTTCGCCGGCGAGCGCACCATCGTCGCCGCCCGTGTGGCCGGCGAGCTGAAGGACCTCGCGTATGCCGTGCAGGACGGCGAGGAGGTCGAGCCCGTCGAGATCTCCTCCGAGGACGGCCTCAACATCCTGCGCCACTCCACCGCGCACGTGATGGCGCAGGCCGTGCAGGAGCTGTTCCCCGACGCCAAGCTGGGCATCGGCCCGCCGGTCAAGGACGGCTTCTACTACGACTTCGACGTGGAGAAGCCCTTCACGCCCGAGGATCTCAAGGCCGTCGAGAAGAAGATGCAGGAGATCCAGAAGCGCGGGCAGCGGTTCTCGCGCCGCGTCGTCACCGACGAGGCCGCCCGCGAGGAGCTGGCCGACGAGCCGTACAAGCTGGAGCTCATCGGCATCAAGGGCTCCGCGTCCACCGACGACGGCGCGAATGTCGAGGTGGGCGGCGGCGAGCTGACCATCTACGACAACCTCGACGCCAAGACCGGTGACCTGTGCTGGAAGGACCTCTGCCGCGGTCCCCACCTGCCCACCACCCGTAACATCCCGGCGTTCAAGCTCATGCGGAACGCGGCGGCGTACTGGCGCGGCAGCGAGAAGAACCCGATGCTCCAGCGCATCTACGGCACCGCCTGGCCGTCGAAGGACGAGCTGAAGGCGCACCTGGAGTTCCTCGCCGAGGCCGAGAAGCGCGACCACCGCAAGCTGGGCAACGAGCTGGACCTGTTCTCGATCCCCGACCAGATCGGTTCCGGTCTGGCGGTCTTCCACCCCAAGGGCGGCATCATCCGCCGGGTCATGGAGGACTACTCGCGCCGCCGGCACGAGGAGGAGGGCTACGAGTTCGTCTACACCCCCCACGCCACCAAGGGGAAGCTCTTCGAGACCTCGGGCCACCTGGACTGGTACGCCGACGGCATGTACCCGCCCATGCAGCTCGACGAGGGCGTGGACTACTACCTCAAGCCCATGAACTGCCCGATGCACAACCTGATCTTCGATGCGCGCGGGCGTTCCTACCGTGAACTGCCGCTGCGCCTCTTCGAGTTCGGCACCGTGTACCGGTACGAGAAGTCGGGCGTCGTGCACGGTCTGACCCGCGCCCGTGGCTTCACGCAGGACGACGCGCACATCTACTGCACCAAGGAGCAGATGGCGGAGGAGCTCGACAAGACGCTCACCTTCGTCCTCGGGCTGCTGCGCGACTACGGCCTGACCGACTTCTACCTCGAGCTCTCGACCAAGGACCCGGAGAAGTTCGTCGGCTCCGACGAGATCTGGGAAGAGGCCACCGAGACACTGCGCCAGGTCGCCGAGAAGCAGGGCCTCCCGCTGGTCCCGGACCCGGGCGGCGCCGCCTTCTACGGCCCGAAGATCTCCGTCCAGGCGAAGGACGCCATCGGCCGCACCTGGCAGATGTCGACCGTGCAGCTCGACTTCAACCTGCCGGAGCGCTTCAACCTGGAGTACACCGGCCCCGACGGCACCAAGCAGCGCCCGGTCATGATCCACCGCGCGCTGTTCGGCTCCATCGAACGGTTCTTCGCGGTGCTCCTCGAGCACTACGCGGGCGCCTTCCCGGCCTGGCTGGCGCCGGTGCAGGCGGTCGGCATCCCGATCGGCGACGCGCACATCCCGTACCTGGAGGAGTTCGCGGCCAAGGCGAAGAAGAAGGGCCTGCGCGTCGACGTGGACTCCTCTTCGGACCGCATGCAGAAGAAGATCAGGAACGCGCAGAAGCAGAAGGTGCCGTTCATGATCATCGCGGGCGACGAGGACATGGCGGCCGGCGCCGTCTCCTTCCGCTACCGCGACGGCTCGCAGGAGAACGGCATCCCCGTCGACGAGGCGATCGAGAAGATCGTCAAGGTCGTCGAGGAGCGCGTGCAGGTCTGACGCCCGCCGCTCACGGCACGGACGTACGACATCAGGGGGCCCCCGGGAAGTTTCCCGGGGGCCTCTCGTCGCCGTCGCGCCGGAACACCTGGAACATCCAGGACGAGAACGAGCCCGTGATCGCCCCGAGCAGCGCCAGACCGCAGGCCATCAGCGCCACCGCCACCAGGCGCCCGGCCGGGGTCACCGGGACCATGTCGCCGTATCCGACGGTCGACAGCGTCGAGCAGGCCCACCACACGGAGTCCCCGAAGGTATGGATCGTGGCGTGCGGCCGTCCGCGCTCGACCTGGTACATGGCCAGGGATGCGGCGAATCCGAGCAGCAAGGCGGACATGCCGGCGTAGGTCGCCACGCGCGCGTGCAGGCTGAGCCGCGGCTGTTCGTGCCGGCGCTGCACGGCGTCGTAGGTCCGCACGACCTGCAGCGGGCGCAGCAGGGGCAGCACTACGACCACCGCGTCCAGCCAGTGGCGATGCACGAACGAGAGCCCCTTGCCGCTGTGGCGCCACCTGACGGCGAAGTCCAGCACGAAGACGGCCCAGGCGGCGGCGGTCACCGCGAGACACGCGTCGCGCACCGCCTGCGGAAGCCCGTGTCCCAGGACTCTGATCGCGTACGACGCGAGGAACAGCAGGGCCGCCAGCGACAGCGGGGTCTCCATCCGGTGCTCCCACGGCGTCCGCCGTCTCTCGTCCATCGGTCAAGGATCGCGGCCGGGGACCGGGACCTGCCCCGCCGACACGCTCCGAACGGGCGAAGCCATATGCTGCATCTCATGACGAGTGAGCCGGAGCAGCACACGGGGCCGGTGGGTGAGCCGGACGGGTTCGGGCGCCTTTGGACGCCGCACCGGATGGCCTACATCCAGGGGGAGAACAAGCCGACCGGACCGGGAGCCGACGACGGCTGTCCCTTCTGCGCCGCACCCGGCATGAGCGACGAGGAAGCGCTGATCGTGGCGCGCGGCGCGAGCGTCTACGCGATCCTCAACCTCTACCCGTACAACGGCGGGCACTTGATGGTGCTGCCGTACCGGCACGTCGCCGACTACACGGACCTGGACGACGGCGAGACCGCCGAGCTGGCCCTCTTCACCAAGCACGCGATGGCCGCACTGCGCACCGCGTCCGGGGCGCACGGCTTCAACATCGGCATGAACCAGGGCGCGGTCGCGGGGGCCGGCATCGCCGCGCATCTGCACCAGCACATCGTTCCGCGCTGGGGCGGCGACACCAACTTCATGCCCGTCGTGGGACACACCAAGGTGCTGCCGCAGCTGCTCGGCGACACCAGGACCGCGCTCGCCAAGGCCTGGCCGGACGCCGACTGAGCCGATCGTGACCGGCCGGCCGGGCTCGCACGCCCCGGGCCGGCCGGGCCCGGCTACGCGTCGTACACGTCGGCGTTCGTGGGCGTCGGGGCCTGGACCAGGCCGCTGAGGAACGTCGAGCGCGTACCGAACTTCTCGGTGTCCACGCCGTTCTCCTCAAGCACCTTGATTGCCGCCGCGTGCACCACGCGCAGGACCGGGGTGGCCGTGCGCAGCGCGTCGTCCGCCATGAAGCGGTGGCGCCACGGCTTGTCCGCCCACGCGTGCCGCAGGCCGAAGGGCTCGGGCAGGATCAGCTTGCCGCCGATGAAGTCCAGGAGCGGCGGGTACCAGGTGAACGGCGCGCGGACCGCGAGGCGGACCACCTCGTCGGGCTCGATGAGGGGGAGCTTCTTCTCCACCGTCTCCCAGAACTTGATGGGCTTCGCGACTTCCTTCGTCTTCGGCTCGGGCTTCGTCGTGAACAGGGAGTGCACCGGGCCGAGCGCATGGCCCGTGACCTCGATGCGCAGCGTCTCGTGCAGTACCGTCACCGTGATCAGCATCGTGATCACCAACTGGCCGTCCCAGAGTGTGAACTGCACGCCCAGATAGTGGCGGTCGCCGCTGCCGAACTGCTGCTCGTTGCAGATCCGCTGTATCTCGTGGTTCTTGATCTGGAAGGCCTCGACGTCGGTGCCGCTGGGGCGCGCCACCTTCTTCACGTTCTCCCCGATCGGCGAGACGATCCAGTGCTTTATCGACGGCGTCGGGAACCCGCCCGTGTGCAGCGGGCCGCGCTCCAGGAGCCGCAGCTTGTCGTGGACCGCCCGTATGACGTCCCAGCTGCGGAACGGGTGGATCTCCGCCCCCTCGTCGCGGGGGATCAGCTCCTCGGCGAGCTGCCAGCTGCCCCAGCGGGTGCCCATGCCGAGGATGCCCTTGGGCCCCGCGTAGAACACGGAATTCGACTGCTGCTCCGCGGTCAGCTTGGCGAGGCTCTGGCGCAGCCGCTCGGCGGCCGTCTCGCCCGGGCTGCCGGGCACCGCCTCCGGGATCTTGGCGCCGATGCCGCCGCCCGCGAGCAGGCTGTCCCAGCGCTCCCGCATGTCCTGCGCCGTGCGCTCGCAGATCTGCCGGGCCCACAGCCAGCCGATCACGGGCGCCACGATCGCCCCCCGCAGATACCAGGCCCAGAAGCCCGTGAACGGCAGCTTGACCATGAAGATCACGGCGACGGCGGCGACCGCCACCATCAGCGCCGTGAACAGCGCGGCCATGCGCTTGTTCTCCTGGCTGCCGATCATGCGGCGGACCTGGAAGACGAGCAGCCAGACGATCAGGCCGGGCAGGAAGAGCAGGCCGCACAGCGCCATCACGGCCGTGAGCCAGCTGTCGCGCTGCTTGCGGATCCGGTTCGCCGCGAGACAGTGCTCCACGACGACCTGCGGCTCGGTGCCGAAGGACTGGATGAGCGGCTTACGGGCACCGCCGAGCAGCCGGCCCTGGACGGCCCGCGAGAACGCCTCGCCCAGATTCGGCGCGGCCAGGGACCAAATGCCCTTCTTCACATCGGACTTGTGCCACTCGCTGTTGGCGGCGAGCAGATCGTCCACCTTCGCGTCCCGGTACGCCGCCGAAGCGAGGGCGTAGGTGGCCGCGGTCTGGCCCGCGGAGCCGTGCAACGGCACCTGCGCCCCGGGCCTGAAGTCGAATACGTCGTCCGCCACTGCCGCCCCCATCGCCGCGCGCCTTCGCTCCTGCGGCTTTTCCCGACTTCCTTGCTCCGCACACCTGTTGATCAGGTCATCGGCTTGATCAGGTCTTCAGCGTATCCGGGCGCACCGACATCCGTCAGGGGACGGCCGAAGCCGCCCGCCCGGAAGGGGACCGGGTGGGCGGCCTGGCTGTCGGGTGGCCGCGGGACGGCCAACTACGAGACGTTCTCGGCCTGTTCACGCATCCTGTCGCCCAGCTGCGGGGGCATCGGCTCGTGCCGCGCGTACGCCCGGCTGAACCGCCCCGTGCCGTGCGACAGCGACCGCAGGTCCACCGCGTACCGGCCGATCTCGATCTCCGGGATCTCGGCCCGCACGAGTGTGCGAGACCCCGGTGCCTGTTCCGTGCCGACCACGCGGCCGCGCCGCCCCGACAGATCGCTCATCACCGCGCCCACGTAGTCGTCGGCGACGAGCACCTGCACCTCGGCGACCGGCTCCAGGAGATGGATCCTCGCGTCCGCGGCCGCCTCCCGCAGTGCCAGCGCGCCCGCCGTCTGGAACGCCGCGTCGGAGGAGTCCACCGAGTGCGACTTCCCGTCGAGCAGCGTGATCCGCACATCGATGAGGGGATGGCCCGCGGCCACACCCTTCGCGGCCTGCGCCCGTACGCCCTTCTCCACGGACGGGATGAACTGCCGCGGCACCGCGCCGCCGACGACCTTGTCCACGAACTCGATGCCGGAGCCGTTCGGCAGCGGCTCCACCTCGATCTCGCAGATCGCGAACTGTCCGTGCCCGCCGGACTGCTTCACATGGCGCCCGCGGCCCGCCGACCTGTCGGCGAACGTCTCCCTGAGCGAGACCTTGTGCGGGACGACGTCGACCTGGACGCCGTACCGGTTGCGCAGCCGCTCCAGGGCGACGTCGGCATGCGCCTCACCGAGGCACCACAGGACGACCTGGTGGGTGTCCTGGTTCTGTTCGAGCCGCATCGTGGGGTCCTCGGCGACCAGCCGGGACAGGCCCTGCGAGAGCTTGTCCTCGTCCGGCTTGCTGTGCGCCTGGATCGCCAGCGGGAGCAGCGGGTCCGGCATGTCCCACGGCTCCATGAGGAGCGGGTTGTCCTTGGCGGAGAGGGTGTCGCCGGTCTCCGCCCGGCCGAGCTTGGCGACGCACGCCAGGTCGCCGGCGATGCAGTGGGAGAGCACGCGCTGCTGCTTCCCGAACGGCGACGTCAGGGCGCCGATGCGTTCGTCGACGTCGTGGTCCTCGTGGCCGCGGTCGGCGAGGCCGTGTCCCGAGACATGCACCGTGTCGTCGGGGCGCAGGGTTCCGGAGAAGACCCGTACCAGCGAGATGCGGCCCACGTACGGATCGGATGCCGTCTTCACGACCTCGGCGACCAGGGGACCGTCCGGATCGCAGACGTTCACCGTGCGCGCCTCGCCCGACGGGGTGGTGACCACTGGGGCCGCGCGCTCCAGGGGAGTGGGGAAGCCGCCCGTGATGAGTTCGAGCAGCTCGACCGTGCCGATGCCCTGCCGGGCGCCCTGCGCCGCGGGCGCCGCGGCCAGCACCGGGTGGAAGACACCGCGCGCCACGGCCCGCTCCAGGTCCCCGACCAGCGTCTTGTAGTCGATCTCCTCGCCGCTCAGATAGCGGTCCATGAGGGTCTCGTCCTCGCTCTCGGCGATGATCCCCTCGATCAGACGGTTGCGTGCCTCCTCGATGAGCGGCAGCTGATCGAGGTCGGGCTCGGACTCCTTGCGCTCGCCCGACGCGTAGTCGAACACACGCTGCGACAGGAGGCCTACGAGACCGGTCACGGGCGCGTGCCCGTCCGGCCCCGGCTCGCCGTGCAGCGGCAGGTAGAGCGGGATGACGGCGTCCGGGTCGTCGCCGCCGAAGAACGTCTCGCAGGTCCGCGTCATTTGTTCGAAGTCGGAGCGCGCCGCCTCCAGATGCGTGACCACGATGGCGCGTGGCATGCCGACCGCCGCGCACTCCTCCCACACCATGCGCGTCGCGCCCGCCATGGTCTCGGGCCCGTCGGACGCCGAGACGACGAAGAGGGCCGCGTCCGCAGCCCGCAGACCGGCCCTCAGCTCCCCCACGAAATCCGCGTATCCGGGGGTGTCCAGAAGATTGATCTTGTACCCGTCCCATTCGAGGGGCACCAGTGAGAGCTGTACCGACCGCTGCTGCCGGTGCTCGATGTCGTCGTAGTCGGAAACGGCGGTGCCGTCCTCCACCCGGCCCGCCCTGTTCACCGCCCCCGCGGTCAGCGCGAGAGCCTCCACCAATGTCGTCTTGCCGGATCCGCTGTGGCCGACCAGCACCACATTCCTCACGGACGAGGGGTGGTCGGCCGCCGTAGCCCTGCCGGCGGCTCCGGGGTGTGTATTCGCCTTGTCGCCCATGCCTTGCCTCCCGGTTACTTGCACGGTGAGGTGGCACCCCTGCTGAAGAGGGGGTCCCATTGGGCGCGGACACGCGGGACCCGCGATGGCGGCTCCGACGACGCCCGCGGTGTCTTCGAGCTTTGCACTCCGGTCATGGCGCGTCCATACGTCGTACGCGGTTCCCCGGGGCTCGCGGGTGCCCGTCGGCCAGTCACGCGCGCGCGTGACTACGATGGGCCAGCCGGTGGCCAGAAGGGCCGCGCGGCCATCCGACCCTCGGGAAGGCCATGCTGAACAAGTACGCGCGTGCATTTTTCACGCGTGTCCTCACACCGTTCGCCGCGTTTCTCATCCGTCGCGGGGTCAGCCCCGACGCGGTCACGCTCCTCGGCACGGCCGGGGTCGTGGCGGGCGCACTGGTCTTCTTCCCCCGCGGGGAGTTCTTCTGGGGCACGATCGTCATCACGCTGTTCGTGTTCTCGGACCTCGTGGACGGCAACATGGCGCGCCAGCTCGGCCGCACCAGCCGCTGGGGCGCGTTCCTCGACTCCACGCTCGACCGCGTCGCCGACGGCGCGATCTTCGGTGGCCTCGCCCTCTGGTACGCGGGATCGGGCGACAACAACATGCTGTGCGCCGTCTCCATCTTCTGCCTCGCCAGCGGCCAGGTCGTGTCGTACACCAAGGCCCGCGGTGAGGCCATCGGCCTGCCCGTCGCGGTGAACGGCCTGGTGGAGCGCGCCGAGCGGCTCGTGATCACCCTCGTCGCCGCGGGCCTCGCGGGGCTGCACAAGTTCGGCGTCCCCGGCATCCAGATCGTGCTGCCGATCGCCCTGTGGGCCGTCGCCGCGGGCAGCCTCGTGACGCTGATCCAGCGGATGGTGACCGTCCGCAGGGAGTCGGCCGAGGCCGACGCGGAGGCCGCGGCAGAGGCTTCCCAGGAGAGCGGGACCGCATCGTGAGCAACGCGCGCGAACGACTCGTCGACGCCCTTTACGGAGCGGGCTGGAGCACGGTCAAGAAGCTCCCGGAGCCCGTCGCGGTCCGCCTGGGCCGCACCATCGCCGACCTCGCGTGGAGGCGGCGCGGCAAGAGCGTCCTGCGCCTGGAGTCCAACCTCGCGCGCGTGGTGCCCGACGCCTCACCGGAGCGGCTCAAGCAGCTCTCCCGGGCGGGCATGCGCTCGTACCTGAGGTACTGGATGGAGTCGTTCCGGCTGCCGTCCTGGAGCGCCGACCGCGTACGGAACGGGTTCGACGTCGACGACGTCCACCACCTCACCGACGGCCTCGCCTCCGACAAGGGCGTCATCATCGCCCTGCCCCACCTGGGCAACTGGGACCTCGCGGGCGCCTGGGTCACCGCGAAGCTGGAGACCCCGTTCACGACGGTCGCCGAGCGGCTCAAGCCCGAGACCCTCTACGACCGCTTCGTGGCGTACCGCGAGAGCCTCGGCATGGAGGTCCTGCCGCACGAAGGCGGATCCGCCTTCGGCACGCTCGCCCGCCGGCTGCGCGCCGGTGGCCTGGTCTGCCTCGTCGCCGACCGCGATCTGTCCGAGTCCGGCGTCGAGGTGAAGTTCTTCGGCGACACCGCGCGCATGCCCGCGGGCCCCGCGATACTCGCCCAGCAGACCGGCGCCCTGCTCCTCCCGGTCACCCTCTGGTACGACGGGTCGCCCGTCATGCGCGGACGCATCCACGCGCCGATCGAGGTGCCCGAGACAGGTAACCGCGCCGAAAAGACGTCTGTCATGACACAGGCGCTGGCCGATGCCTTCGCCACCGGCATCGCCGACCACCCGGAGGACTGGCACATGCTGCAGCGCCTGTGGCTCGCTGACCTCGAGGAGCGCCGACCGTGAAGATCGGCATCGTCTGCCCGTACTCCTGGGACGTGCCGGGCGGCGTCCAGTTCCACATCCGCGACCTCGCGGAGCACCTCATCGCCCTGGGGCACGAGGTGTCCGTCCTCGCCCCGGCCGACGACGAGACCCCGCTGCCGCCGTA
The DNA window shown above is from Streptomyces sp. NBC_01445 and carries:
- a CDS encoding elongation factor G-like protein EF-G2, which produces MGDKANTHPGAAGRATAADHPSSVRNVVLVGHSGSGKTTLVEALALTAGAVNRAGRVEDGTAVSDYDDIEHRQQRSVQLSLVPLEWDGYKINLLDTPGYADFVGELRAGLRAADAALFVVSASDGPETMAGATRMVWEECAAVGMPRAIVVTHLEAARSDFEQMTRTCETFFGGDDPDAVIPLYLPLHGEPGPDGHAPVTGLVGLLSQRVFDYASGERKESEPDLDQLPLIEEARNRLIEGIIAESEDETLMDRYLSGEEIDYKTLVGDLERAVARGVFHPVLAAAPAAQGARQGIGTVELLELITGGFPTPLERAAPVVTTPSGEARTVNVCDPDGPLVAEVVKTASDPYVGRISLVRVFSGTLRPDDTVHVSGHGLADRGHEDHDVDERIGALTSPFGKQQRVLSHCIAGDLACVAKLGRAETGDTLSAKDNPLLMEPWDMPDPLLPLAIQAHSKPDEDKLSQGLSRLVAEDPTMRLEQNQDTHQVVLWCLGEAHADVALERLRNRYGVQVDVVPHKVSLRETFADRSAGRGRHVKQSGGHGQFAICEIEVEPLPNGSGIEFVDKVVGGAVPRQFIPSVEKGVRAQAAKGVAAGHPLIDVRITLLDGKSHSVDSSDAAFQTAGALALREAAADARIHLLEPVAEVQVLVADDYVGAVMSDLSGRRGRVVGTEQAPGSRTLVRAEIPEIEIGRYAVDLRSLSHGTGRFSRAYARHEPMPPQLGDRMREQAENVS
- the pgsA gene encoding phosphatidylinositol phosphate synthase encodes the protein MLNKYARAFFTRVLTPFAAFLIRRGVSPDAVTLLGTAGVVAGALVFFPRGEFFWGTIVITLFVFSDLVDGNMARQLGRTSRWGAFLDSTLDRVADGAIFGGLALWYAGSGDNNMLCAVSIFCLASGQVVSYTKARGEAIGLPVAVNGLVERAERLVITLVAAGLAGLHKFGVPGIQIVLPIALWAVAAGSLVTLIQRMVTVRRESAEADAEAAAEASQESGTAS
- a CDS encoding phosphatidylinositol mannoside acyltransferase, which produces MSNARERLVDALYGAGWSTVKKLPEPVAVRLGRTIADLAWRRRGKSVLRLESNLARVVPDASPERLKQLSRAGMRSYLRYWMESFRLPSWSADRVRNGFDVDDVHHLTDGLASDKGVIIALPHLGNWDLAGAWVTAKLETPFTTVAERLKPETLYDRFVAYRESLGMEVLPHEGGSAFGTLARRLRAGGLVCLVADRDLSESGVEVKFFGDTARMPAGPAILAQQTGALLLPVTLWYDGSPVMRGRIHAPIEVPETGNRAEKTSVMTQALADAFATGIADHPEDWHMLQRLWLADLEERRP